A stretch of the Ignavibacteriota bacterium genome encodes the following:
- a CDS encoding 4-phosphoerythronate dehydrogenase → MLDNPTIIVNAHTPQAVELFSRLGNVVPLETSLITNETVKKADVLIIRSETKIDKHLLDESSVRFVGTVTAGTDHLDTGYLASKGIIWTSAPGSNSNSVAEYVVAAMLVWSERIGKSLKGKTLGVVGVGNVGSKVVRFAQALGMNVLLNDPPLARVGDTSSFLSLDELMNADIITIHVPLTNEGVDRTYHLFNEERLRNMKRGSVLINTSRGAVVETAALLRALTSNHVSTALLDVWEGEPNIPVDVLTQVMLGTPHIAGYSLDGKLNALRNIYRDVSLFLGKTSDANFHGDEQSTKIIIPGTLTDTQAIVAYAVNKAYNIEVDDTALRRIVTVPTNEQGSYFRKLRASYRTRREFNQFTVHLSREQASARKILETLGFNVHL, encoded by the coding sequence ATGCTTGACAATCCTACCATAATCGTTAACGCTCATACCCCGCAAGCGGTCGAACTGTTTTCCCGACTTGGAAACGTTGTGCCGCTTGAAACTTCTTTGATTACTAATGAAACTGTGAAAAAGGCGGATGTACTCATCATCCGTTCAGAAACAAAAATTGATAAGCACTTGCTTGATGAAAGTTCTGTTCGGTTTGTCGGAACTGTAACTGCCGGGACCGACCATCTCGATACAGGCTATCTTGCCTCGAAAGGAATTATATGGACAAGCGCGCCCGGAAGTAATTCAAATTCTGTTGCCGAGTATGTTGTCGCGGCAATGTTGGTGTGGTCAGAGAGAATCGGGAAATCGTTGAAAGGGAAAACGCTTGGTGTGGTTGGTGTGGGAAATGTTGGAAGTAAGGTTGTACGCTTTGCACAAGCACTTGGGATGAATGTGTTGTTGAACGACCCGCCGCTTGCAAGAGTTGGTGATACTTCTTCTTTTCTTTCACTCGATGAACTAATGAACGCTGATATTATCACAATTCATGTTCCGCTGACAAACGAAGGAGTTGACAGAACGTATCACTTGTTTAATGAAGAACGATTGAGGAACATGAAACGCGGTTCGGTTCTTATCAATACATCACGGGGCGCAGTAGTTGAAACAGCCGCGTTACTTCGTGCATTAACTTCGAATCATGTATCAACTGCTCTGCTTGATGTTTGGGAAGGTGAACCGAATATTCCTGTTGATGTACTAACACAAGTCATGCTCGGAACTCCTCACATTGCAGGGTACTCGCTCGATGGAAAACTGAACGCGCTAAGAAACATCTATCGAGATGTTAGTCTGTTTCTCGGTAAAACTTCAGACGCCAATTTTCATGGCGATGAACAATCAACAAAAATTATCATTCCAGGTACGCTCACCGATACACAGGCAATCGTTGCTTACGCTGTGAACAAAGCATACAACATTGAAGTTGATGATACGGCGTTACGGCGGATTGTAACTGTTCCGACAAATGAGCAAGGAAGTTATTTCAGAAAACTCAGGGCTTCATACCGAACCCGGAGAGAGTTTAATCAGTTTACAGTTCATTTGTCTCGTGAGCAAGCATCAGCAAGAAAAATTCTCGAGACATTAGGGTTCAACGTACATCTGTAA
- a CDS encoding uracil-DNA glycosylase, producing the protein MPSLEEEFHSVIENTKQYLVQQTDLFGNIMYKEEKKEEVAIVSDEQWTKAGTLGELNKQICTCLKCPLGETRTNFVFGVGNPNADVMFIGEAPGADEDAQGQPFVGRAGQLLNKIIEAVQMKREDVYICNILKCRPPGNRDPQPTEMETCTPYLTKQIELVKPKFIICLGRISAQWLLQTNATLGSLREKVHNYHGTKLIVTYHPAALLRNPNWKYPAWEDMKMFKKLYDEMKATT; encoded by the coding sequence ATGCCATCACTCGAAGAAGAATTTCACTCCGTCATCGAAAACACAAAGCAGTATCTCGTGCAACAAACTGATTTATTCGGCAACATCATGTATAAAGAAGAGAAGAAAGAAGAAGTGGCTATCGTTTCGGATGAGCAGTGGACAAAAGCGGGAACACTTGGCGAACTGAACAAACAAATTTGTACCTGTTTGAAATGTCCGCTCGGAGAAACGCGAACAAACTTTGTGTTCGGCGTCGGCAACCCGAACGCGGATGTGATGTTTATCGGTGAAGCCCCCGGCGCGGATGAAGACGCGCAAGGTCAGCCGTTCGTTGGTCGTGCAGGACAACTGCTCAACAAAATCATCGAAGCAGTGCAGATGAAGCGGGAAGATGTGTATATCTGCAATATTCTGAAATGCAGACCGCCGGGCAACCGGGACCCGCAACCGACGGAAATGGAAACCTGTACTCCGTATTTAACCAAACAAATTGAATTAGTAAAACCGAAATTTATCATTTGTCTCGGTAGAATTTCCGCTCAGTGGCTGTTGCAAACCAATGCGACGCTCGGCTCGTTGCGGGAGAAAGTGCATAATTATCATGGAACAAAACTTATCGTCACGTATCATCCGGCCGCGCTTCTCCGCAACCCGAACTGGAAATATCCCGCGTGGGAAGATATGAAGATGTTTAAAAAATTGTACGATGAAATGAAAGCAACCACCTGA
- a CDS encoding response regulator, giving the protein MTEVTSSLTKEQINERFRQCLREVDSFIKAKNVSDAKQKFDEAKRLDPVNPYLSAFESRLQLLESSTFSPTFGQQGTTVVGVREVFSDKLRLQVEAEAKSQALPSWKKMESSAFNGIEDINLRGAKSVKEMGSELLKKYHQQIALDRKKIEDEATQLIEVERRRLQEEFTAKAARQNENVRTVRAEVRREMENNFLRMLELISKQYERKMELLDIHVPDTKTDALTHYKKKMRTYYAQGEPTQDEAKKLMELKELLELTYDEHLAIESEVREELYMYSLRRKILLGEVTLHTYSKIDELRNQYKLSAEQASRAESMVFSRVKKFDVKGRILIVDAEAAHNEMVGNGLNERSFETLVAANIQTALEILNNEFVDLIISDVRFPEGQFEGFKFFNAVQEQFTLRRIPFILISSNQDTMLYRCAAQLGVDDILFKPLDVELLNSVIEGKLKRYRELAQV; this is encoded by the coding sequence ATGACAGAAGTAACATCCTCATTAACAAAAGAACAAATCAACGAACGGTTTCGACAGTGTTTGCGCGAAGTAGATTCGTTCATCAAAGCAAAAAATGTTTCTGATGCCAAGCAGAAATTTGATGAAGCGAAACGCCTTGACCCGGTGAACCCGTATCTTAGTGCGTTCGAATCGCGCCTACAATTATTAGAGTCAAGCACGTTTTCCCCCACATTTGGTCAACAGGGTACAACTGTCGTAGGAGTGCGCGAAGTATTTTCCGACAAACTCCGGCTTCAGGTCGAAGCGGAAGCGAAATCACAGGCGTTGCCTTCATGGAAAAAAATGGAATCATCTGCGTTTAACGGGATAGAAGATATTAATCTCCGCGGCGCGAAGTCGGTAAAAGAAATGGGGAGCGAATTGCTGAAAAAGTATCATCAACAAATTGCTCTTGATAGAAAGAAAATCGAAGATGAAGCAACACAACTGATTGAAGTTGAGCGACGACGATTACAGGAAGAATTTACTGCTAAGGCAGCACGGCAAAACGAGAATGTTCGGACGGTACGCGCAGAAGTGCGACGTGAAATGGAAAACAATTTTCTCCGGATGCTTGAACTTATTTCAAAACAATACGAACGCAAAATGGAACTGCTCGATATTCATGTTCCCGATACAAAAACCGACGCGCTGACACATTATAAAAAGAAAATGCGAACGTACTATGCACAAGGCGAGCCGACTCAGGATGAAGCAAAAAAGTTGATGGAACTGAAGGAACTGCTTGAACTTACCTACGACGAGCATCTCGCAATCGAATCGGAAGTACGAGAAGAATTATACATGTACAGTCTGCGGAGGAAAATTTTACTCGGAGAGGTAACTCTTCACACGTATTCAAAAATTGATGAACTCCGGAATCAATATAAGTTAAGTGCAGAGCAGGCATCCCGTGCTGAATCAATGGTGTTCAGTCGTGTAAAAAAGTTCGATGTGAAAGGAAGAATCCTCATTGTGGATGCGGAGGCTGCGCATAATGAAATGGTCGGAAACGGGCTGAATGAGCGGAGTTTTGAAACACTCGTTGCCGCAAACATCCAGACAGCTCTCGAAATACTGAACAATGAATTTGTTGACCTAATCATCAGTGATGTACGTTTTCCCGAGGGTCAGTTTGAGGGCTTTAAATTTTTCAATGCGGTGCAGGAACAATTCACCTTACGCCGCATACCTTTTATACTCATCAGCAGTAATCAAGATACCATGCTCTACCGTTGCGCCGCACAACTTGGCGTGGATGATATTCTCTTCAAACCGCTTGATGTGGAACTCTTGAACAGCGTTATCGAAGGAAAACTGAAACGCTACCGCGAACTTGCTCAGGTTTGA
- a CDS encoding DNA-directed RNA polymerase subunit omega: MAVRPLDINKLESKADNIYEAIVVMSKRARQINEEMKIEFNQRVEMLPPKMVEEETEPDQPVTNPDQILIARDFEIRPKPTETALEEVMGDKLSFRYKESEF; this comes from the coding sequence ATGGCAGTACGTCCATTAGATATAAATAAACTTGAATCAAAAGCAGACAACATTTATGAAGCAATCGTGGTGATGTCGAAGCGGGCACGGCAAATCAACGAAGAGATGAAAATTGAATTCAACCAACGCGTTGAAATGCTTCCGCCGAAAATGGTTGAGGAAGAAACGGAACCGGACCAGCCGGTGACCAATCCCGACCAAATTCTCATCGCTCGTGATTTTGAAATCCGACCGAAACCAACAGAAACTGCTCTCGAAGAAGTGATGGGAGATAAACTCTCCTTCCGCTACAAAGAATCGGAATTCTAA
- a CDS encoding replicative DNA helicase: MAEYIEQKYGDDVSGGRIPPQAVDVERSVIGAMLIDREALPKALEVLDDSSFYNPTHQKYFKAMTALFEKAEPVDAVTLVEELRRRGQLNPTEDPVYIAQLTMNVSSSANVEYHARIVLEKALKRGLIAASTDVASRAYNETEDALDLLDDAETKIFQISERRLKKAATPIKRAITDTFEMLHEIHGQHGGVTGVPTGFSGLDELSGGFQNSDLIIIAGRPSQGKTAFALSIARNSATDKQKPTPVLIFSIEMAEQQLAVRMLASEARVDAHKLRTGRLQDEDWTKLSRAAGKLTQTKIFIDDTPALGILELRAKARRLKAEHNIGLVIVDYLQLIQGPKSSESREREISMISRSLKALAKEIGIPVIALSQLNRAVEGRSDKRPMLSDLRECVTGDTLVMLADGRRIPIRDLVGQQPKVLSMTSEGKLTSTISDKVWQVGKKEVFEVRLASGRTIKATKQHRLYTFDGWREVRTLKEGDRLAIARKITSSDSHKNQWTDYRLALLAHLIGDGSYLQGQPLRYTTSSSENSLMVTKAAEKEFGTTVKRYKGKYSWHQLLLSGNGNRWHPTGVNLWLRKLGIFNQRSYEKHIPDELFNLANVQLALFLRHLWATDGCIHFRKRGASTIYYSTTSAQLAHDVAALLLRFSIVARIKTTKKANYRPNYSVVITGTEQLHIFLNEIGAFGPRLPQAKLLLKNLNGVIPNTNVDTLPVEFFRLVKKTMKAQGITHREMASMRGTVYGGSAHFNFAPSRNLAMEYATLLGDATLKNYATNDIFWDTISEITPLGKEDVYDLTVPKTSTWLADGILTHNSGAIEQDADVVMFVHRPETYGITEIKDEDGTPIPTEGIAEIIIGKQRNGPTGIVRLSFRKEYASFERLAHRALEALAPPPTPTILPDNVVPF, from the coding sequence ATGGCTGAATACATCGAACAAAAATACGGCGATGATGTTTCCGGCGGGCGGATTCCCCCGCAGGCGGTTGATGTCGAGCGTTCTGTTATCGGGGCGATGCTGATTGACCGTGAAGCGCTCCCGAAGGCGCTCGAAGTGTTGGATGATTCGAGTTTCTATAACCCGACGCATCAAAAATATTTCAAAGCAATGACGGCGTTGTTTGAAAAAGCAGAGCCGGTTGATGCTGTAACTCTTGTTGAAGAATTACGGCGGCGCGGGCAACTCAATCCGACCGAAGACCCAGTGTACATCGCACAACTGACGATGAATGTTTCCTCTTCTGCAAATGTGGAGTATCATGCCCGCATCGTATTGGAGAAAGCATTGAAGCGCGGATTGATTGCCGCCTCGACCGATGTTGCCTCACGCGCATACAACGAAACGGAAGATGCTCTCGATTTGCTTGATGATGCCGAAACAAAAATCTTCCAGATTTCCGAACGACGACTGAAGAAAGCCGCAACGCCAATCAAGCGAGCAATTACCGATACGTTTGAAATGTTGCATGAAATTCACGGACAGCACGGAGGAGTTACCGGTGTTCCGACAGGTTTTTCCGGTCTTGACGAGTTAAGCGGAGGATTTCAAAATTCCGATTTGATTATTATCGCGGGAAGACCGAGTCAGGGAAAAACAGCATTTGCATTATCTATTGCCCGGAACTCCGCGACGGATAAACAGAAACCGACACCGGTTCTTATCTTCAGCATCGAAATGGCAGAGCAACAACTTGCCGTTCGTATGCTTGCCTCTGAAGCAAGAGTGGACGCGCATAAACTTCGCACGGGCAGATTGCAAGATGAGGATTGGACGAAACTTAGCCGGGCAGCAGGCAAACTTACGCAAACAAAAATATTTATTGATGACACACCCGCACTCGGGATTTTGGAATTACGAGCAAAGGCACGCCGACTCAAAGCGGAACACAATATCGGTTTAGTAATTGTGGATTATCTCCAATTGATTCAGGGACCGAAATCCTCAGAGTCGCGTGAACGGGAAATTTCGATGATTTCCCGTTCGTTGAAAGCGCTCGCGAAAGAAATCGGAATCCCCGTTATTGCGCTTTCGCAGTTGAACCGCGCTGTTGAAGGACGAAGCGACAAGCGACCGATGCTTTCGGATTTACGAGAATGTGTTACCGGCGATACACTTGTCATGCTTGCCGATGGAAGACGAATTCCGATTCGCGACCTTGTCGGTCAACAACCTAAAGTTCTTTCGATGACATCGGAAGGAAAACTCACGAGCACAATAAGCGATAAAGTCTGGCAGGTTGGCAAGAAGGAAGTATTTGAAGTTCGGTTGGCGAGCGGAAGAACAATTAAAGCTACAAAACAACATAGGCTCTATACATTTGATGGCTGGCGTGAAGTGCGAACGCTCAAAGAGGGAGACCGTCTTGCAATCGCACGGAAAATTACGTCATCAGATTCACACAAAAACCAGTGGACAGATTACAGGCTTGCATTACTTGCCCACTTAATCGGTGATGGAAGTTACTTGCAAGGTCAACCGCTTCGATACACGACAAGTTCTTCCGAAAATAGTTTGATGGTAACTAAAGCCGCTGAGAAAGAATTCGGAACAACCGTGAAACGATACAAGGGAAAATATTCGTGGCACCAATTATTGCTGAGTGGCAACGGAAACCGCTGGCATCCAACCGGTGTAAATTTGTGGCTGAGAAAACTTGGAATTTTTAATCAACGTTCGTACGAGAAACATATCCCGGATGAACTCTTCAATCTTGCGAACGTTCAACTTGCTCTTTTCCTGCGTCATCTCTGGGCAACTGATGGATGTATTCATTTCAGGAAACGTGGTGCAAGTACAATATATTATTCAACAACGAGCGCGCAACTCGCACATGATGTTGCCGCTCTTCTCCTTCGTTTTTCGATAGTCGCCCGAATCAAAACAACAAAAAAGGCTAACTATCGTCCTAATTATTCCGTAGTAATTACCGGTACCGAACAATTACATATTTTTTTAAACGAAATAGGCGCCTTCGGTCCCCGTCTCCCGCAGGCAAAATTACTGTTGAAAAACCTTAACGGGGTAATTCCAAACACGAATGTTGATACTCTTCCGGTTGAATTTTTCAGACTTGTGAAAAAGACGATGAAAGCACAAGGAATAACACATCGCGAGATGGCTTCAATGCGGGGAACAGTTTACGGAGGAAGTGCGCATTTCAATTTTGCACCGTCACGAAACCTGGCGATGGAATACGCTACTCTCCTTGGCGATGCAACACTGAAAAATTATGCAACGAACGATATCTTCTGGGATACTATTTCAGAAATCACTCCTTTAGGCAAAGAGGATGTGTATGATTTAACAGTTCCGAAAACCTCAACATGGTTAGCGGATGGAATTCTCACTCATAATTCGGGCGCCATCGAGCAGGACGCAGACGTTGTCATGTTTGTCCATCGCCCGGAAACGTACGGCATAACAGAAATAAAAGACGAAGATGGAACTCCGATCCCGACCGAAGGCATTGCGGAAATTATTATCGGCAAGCAACGTAACGGACCCACGGGAATCGTTCGTCTTTCGTTCCGAAAAGAATACGCGAGTTTCGAGCGGTTAGCGCATCGTGCGTTGGAAGCGCTTGCGCCTCCACCCACACCGACGATTTTGCCGGATAATGTTGTTCCGTTCTAA
- a CDS encoding YicC family protein: MIFSMTGYGSGEAERNGISARAEVRSVNNRFMELTVRLPRSLQLRENDAKEFVRKQLTRGKINVSVTVERDNAEELPITVNEAAVKAYMNLLQDIRKISGIQEEVSLQHLLTFSEIFEAPEGDETDTEEWEVALEALTKAIDSLMTMRSNEGKELEKDVRSRINLIADTVEEIDAMSKERIPNERVKLRERVAQLASDVSIIDDKRLELEIILLSDKLDVTEECVRFRSHTKFFLEALKKDESAGRKLTFLLQEMNREANTIGSKTMDAEIAQKVVLIKEELEKIREQLQNIE, translated from the coding sequence ATGATTTTTAGTATGACCGGCTACGGAAGCGGTGAAGCCGAACGCAATGGTATCTCCGCACGTGCCGAAGTCAGGAGCGTCAACAACCGCTTTATGGAACTGACCGTGCGTCTTCCTCGCTCGCTTCAGTTGCGGGAGAACGATGCAAAAGAATTTGTCCGCAAGCAGTTGACGCGGGGAAAAATTAATGTTTCCGTAACGGTTGAGCGGGACAACGCGGAGGAACTGCCGATTACCGTCAACGAAGCGGCGGTGAAGGCGTACATGAACTTGTTACAGGACATTCGGAAAATATCGGGGATACAAGAAGAAGTTTCGTTGCAACATTTGCTGACGTTTTCCGAAATATTTGAAGCGCCCGAAGGAGACGAAACCGACACGGAGGAATGGGAAGTTGCACTCGAAGCATTGACGAAAGCGATTGATTCGCTCATGACGATGCGCTCGAACGAAGGGAAAGAACTTGAGAAGGATGTCCGTAGCCGCATCAACCTCATCGCCGATACTGTTGAAGAAATTGATGCGATGAGTAAGGAACGGATTCCGAACGAACGGGTGAAGTTGCGGGAACGAGTCGCGCAACTTGCAAGCGATGTATCAATTATTGATGACAAGCGGCTGGAACTGGAAATTATTTTACTCTCGGATAAACTCGACGTAACAGAAGAGTGTGTTCGTTTTCGGAGTCATACAAAATTTTTTCTTGAAGCATTGAAGAAAGATGAATCAGCCGGAAGAAAACTTACGTTCCTTTTGCAAGAGATGAACCGGGAAGCAAACACCATCGGCTCGAAAACGATGGACGCGGAAATCGCGCAGAAGGTCGTCCTCATCAAAGAAGAATTGGAAAAAATCCGGGAACAACTTCAGAACATCGAATGA
- the gmk gene encoding guanylate kinase: MSGPKLFVFSAPSGCGKTTIAHAILQRHPEMLFSVSATSRPKRPNEVDGKDYFFIPLEEFMSNIRDGALVEWEEIYGNYYGTLCREVDRALLGGCSMVFDIDVKGALSIKRHYPEQAVLIFIEPPSLDELIQRLKNRKTEDGESLKRRIERVPMELEQRVHFDEHVVNDNLEKAITDVDAIIKRYIDEEQLTQSV, translated from the coding sequence ATGAGCGGACCGAAACTGTTTGTGTTCTCCGCTCCGAGCGGTTGCGGCAAGACGACTATTGCACACGCAATTTTGCAACGGCATCCTGAAATGCTGTTTTCCGTTTCGGCAACGTCACGACCGAAACGCCCGAACGAAGTTGACGGAAAAGATTATTTCTTCATTCCGCTCGAAGAATTTATGAGCAACATCCGTGATGGCGCGCTGGTTGAATGGGAAGAGATTTACGGAAATTATTACGGCACACTCTGTCGTGAAGTTGACCGGGCATTGCTTGGGGGATGTTCGATGGTGTTTGATATTGATGTGAAGGGCGCGCTTTCCATCAAACGACATTATCCTGAACAAGCGGTGTTGATTTTTATTGAGCCGCCAAGTTTGGATGAATTGATTCAACGGCTTAAAAACCGCAAGACGGAAGATGGTGAGTCGCTGAAGCGGCGCATTGAACGTGTGCCGATGGAACTGGAACAACGTGTTCACTTCGACGAACATGTTGTGAACGATAATTTGGAAAAAGCAATTACCGATGTTGATGCAATCATCAAACGTTACATTGACGAAGAACAGTTAACTCAGAGTGTTTGA
- the coaBC gene encoding bifunctional phosphopantothenoylcysteine decarboxylase/phosphopantothenate--cysteine ligase CoaBC — MLNGKHIILGVTGGIAAYKIPLLVRLLKKANAEVKVVITKSASQFITAETLATLSGNEVIVDIFPPEDSVVKAETWHVNLGQWADAMLIAPATANTLAKLTHGYADNAVTMLTLALRCPLILSPAMDVDMWNHPATQKNLSTLRQLGYFVLPPETGELASGLVGEGRMPEVESLVKSLERILSRTYEDFRGKNILVTAGPTYEALDPVRFIGNRSSGKMGFALAHAAALRGAKVTLVSGPTHLETPNNVHRIDVESAEQMFNAVMKHRTKKNVIIMSAAVADYSPQNVHSVKIKKEEMQQGWVTVLKKTKDILGTLGAKKKNEILVGFALETHDGMKNAKEKLKSKNLDFIVLNNALEEGAAFGVDTNIVSIISRAGKTERLPKMSKLDVANAILDRVAKNMKA, encoded by the coding sequence ATGCTCAACGGTAAACATATCATCCTAGGAGTAACGGGAGGAATTGCCGCGTATAAAATCCCGCTTCTCGTTCGACTTCTGAAAAAAGCGAACGCGGAAGTGAAAGTCGTGATAACGAAGTCGGCGTCACAATTCATCACGGCGGAAACACTGGCTACGCTTTCCGGCAATGAAGTTATTGTTGATATTTTTCCACCCGAAGATTCCGTCGTTAAGGCGGAGACGTGGCATGTGAATCTCGGTCAGTGGGCAGATGCGATGCTGATTGCGCCAGCGACAGCAAACACACTCGCCAAACTTACACATGGTTATGCCGACAATGCGGTGACAATGTTGACGCTTGCGCTTCGTTGTCCGTTGATTCTTTCTCCGGCGATGGATGTTGACATGTGGAATCACCCTGCAACACAGAAAAATCTTTCCACGCTCAGACAACTTGGATATTTTGTCCTTCCCCCGGAAACAGGGGAACTTGCAAGCGGCTTGGTCGGAGAAGGAAGAATGCCGGAAGTAGAATCGCTTGTCAAATCACTTGAGAGAATTCTTTCCCGCACGTATGAAGATTTCCGCGGCAAAAATATTTTAGTGACCGCCGGACCGACATATGAAGCGCTCGACCCGGTTCGGTTTATCGGGAATCGTTCATCAGGGAAAATGGGATTTGCGCTTGCACATGCCGCGGCATTACGCGGCGCGAAGGTCACACTCGTTTCCGGTCCCACTCATCTTGAAACGCCGAACAATGTTCATCGCATTGATGTTGAATCTGCCGAGCAAATGTTCAATGCCGTCATGAAGCATCGGACGAAAAAGAATGTGATCATCATGTCTGCTGCTGTTGCCGATTACTCTCCACAGAATGTTCATTCGGTGAAAATCAAAAAAGAAGAAATGCAGCAGGGGTGGGTAACTGTCTTGAAAAAGACGAAAGATATTCTCGGAACGTTGGGAGCGAAAAAGAAAAACGAAATACTCGTCGGCTTCGCTCTTGAAACGCATGATGGAATGAAGAACGCGAAAGAGAAACTGAAATCGAAGAATCTTGATTTCATTGTGTTGAACAATGCGCTTGAAGAAGGCGCTGCGTTCGGTGTTGATACGAACATCGTCAGCATTATTTCACGCGCAGGTAAAACCGAGCGACTCCCGAAAATGTCAAAACTTGATGTTGCCAACGCCATCCTTGACCGCGTCGCAAAGAACATGAAAGCGTAA
- the gpmA gene encoding 2,3-diphosphoglycerate-dependent phosphoglycerate mutase has translation MYKLVLLRHGESDWNKENRFTGWTDVDLSEKGVQEAKQAGKVLKEQGFMFDIAYTSVLKRAIKTLLYALNEMDLLWLPVHHSWRLNERHYGALQGLNKSETAQKFGEEQVRIWRRSYDIQPPPLEKHDPRFPGHDIRYQHLTEQELPTTECLKDTVERFLPYWYETIAPTIVSGKRVVIAAHGNSLRALVKYLDNVSEEEIIGLNIPTGIPLVYELDAKLKPIRSHYLGDEEAIKQAMQSVANQGKAK, from the coding sequence ATGTACAAACTGGTGCTTCTCCGTCACGGAGAAAGTGATTGGAATAAAGAAAACAGGTTCACAGGATGGACCGACGTTGACCTTTCGGAAAAAGGAGTTCAGGAAGCGAAGCAAGCAGGAAAAGTTCTCAAAGAACAGGGTTTCATGTTTGACATTGCTTATACTTCCGTCTTAAAGCGCGCTATTAAAACACTCTTGTATGCGCTCAATGAAATGGATTTGTTGTGGTTGCCGGTTCACCACTCGTGGCGATTGAACGAGCGACATTATGGGGCGTTGCAGGGATTGAACAAATCAGAAACAGCGCAGAAGTTTGGCGAAGAACAAGTTCGTATTTGGAGACGGAGTTATGATATTCAACCACCACCGTTAGAAAAACATGACCCGCGTTTTCCCGGACACGATATCCGGTATCAACATCTTACAGAACAAGAATTACCAACAACCGAATGTTTGAAGGATACAGTCGAACGATTTCTTCCGTATTGGTATGAGACCATCGCGCCGACTATCGTTTCAGGTAAGCGGGTAGTCATAGCGGCGCATGGGAATAGTCTTCGTGCGTTGGTGAAATATCTCGACAATGTTTCCGAAGAAGAAATTATTGGCTTGAATATACCGACGGGAATCCCGTTAGTGTATGAATTAGATGCGAAGTTAAAACCGATTCGAAGCCACTATCTTGGCGATGAAGAAGCCATCAAGCAAGCAATGCAATCGGTGGCAAATCAGGGCAAAGCAAAATAA